TCATCGGGCGGATCGAAGTTGAACACGGCCAAGTTGCCGATGTTGAGCTTGATGATTTTATGCCCCTCCTCTTCCATCTGGCGCGCTTTTTCCATGACGGGACCGCGGATGTCATAGCAGACGTCGGCCAGCTTGTGTGATTTGAGTATGGGTCGCACTGAATTTTCCTCTGTCGAATAGCATGGCTGCTGCCGCTTATGCTGCACTGCCGAACAGAGTATTCTGCCCAAGGAATGCAGTTTAATCAAATTTTTTTCTGTATTTCAACGCTGGGAGCATCTTTTTGACGGAAACACGGGTGCTGGGCGCTACCAGTTCAGAGGGTTTTTGATCTGGAAAACGTTTGCTTTGCAGCGGCTTGGCCGATCAGTAAACATGCAAAGCCTGTTTCGAATCAAGAAAAAAAAGTTACAATGCCGCACACTCCCCTATTCGCACAGAGCCAGAAATATGAAGCTGCACTCCACTCAAACCCAACAATACCAAACCATCACGGCCTATGAAACCGACAGCGTTGAGATTAATGCCGTGATGTTTCGTCATAGCTTGATCGTCTTGCCTGAAAGTAAGCCTGTAGTGTGGCCGGTACCGTCGTTTGCTGAACTTGACGTCGCCGCCTTCGATCTCATTGTTGCCACGCGCCCCGATGTGGTGATACTCGGCAC
The sequence above is drawn from the Undibacterium sp. CCC3.4 genome and encodes:
- a CDS encoding Mth938-like domain-containing protein; amino-acid sequence: MKLHSTQTQQYQTITAYETDSVEINAVMFRHSLIVLPESKPVVWPVPSFAELDVAAFDLIVATRPDVVILGTGNVQRFIHPRLCAALTAQRIGVECMDNKAACRTYNILMAEGRKVALALIMESA